GATATCTCCCTTTGGGGAATATACCATAAGGCTCAGATTTGATCTCTCATCCTCCCATTTGAGATTTATGTTGAGCGCAGTGGAATATGAAGTTATATTCTGGCTATGCCAGTTCCGGCTATTCTCCTCAATTATTACAGAGTCTTTTGGCCATCCTCTTTTCCACCTGTCCACTCTGGTTTTCTGATCACATGAAAGCTCATCATAAAATTCCGGCCATGTTTTCTGAAGGTATTCACCGATTGTTATATCTGCCCCCTCAATTTCATTCATAACTTCAAGCTGCTCTTCTGTAGCCTCCGCATATAATGCCTGTGCAGGCAGAATAATAATCATACAGAGTAGAATAACCGGAAGTATGAACTGAAATATCACAGGAAACCTTCTTCTTTGTCTCATTAAGGAAATCTGCCGATTGAATTTTGTATTCATAGTATCACCTCTAAAATGAGTATTAGATAATTCCCGTATTAATTCAAAAGGAATTAACAGTTATTTAAACTACCTTTTGGATAACCGGAATATATATCATTTCTCTGACAATCATCCAACAAAAAAGTGATCTCAAATGAGATCATGAATAATACATTGGGCCTGCTGAATCTGAGTCTTCAGCGTCAGGACTTAATGAGTAGCTCCATGCATTTGAGTTATAATATCCTGATGCAGGATACATATAGAGATTGGATGCGTCAATATAACTTGCTGAGTTGCTGTATGCTGTTGAGCTTACAACCTGATCAGAGCTGTTTTTCAATTTCACCTCGATATAATGATATTGTGGTGTTCCTCCATAGACAGTTGAATCACCACCGTAAGAGATTCTGTTCGTTCCACTGCCGATATAAGCATTTGTTGACATTGATGTCCTTGTTTTTCAACTTTCAGACACCTGATTTTCAGATAAACTTTTTGGCCAGCTTTTTTTCCAGCAGTTTACTTTTTCTTTCTGTTCTTCTGAAAGTTCATCATAGAACTGAGGCCAGACTTTCTGCAGGTATTCACCAATTGTTATATCAGTTCCTTCGATCTCATTCATCACTTTCAGCTGTTCATCTGTTGCTTCTGCTTTCAGAGCGCTGACAGGAGATACTGAACATATCACCATCCCCAGGATTAAAAAAATCCCGAACACTGTAAATTTCCTCGATTTATTCACTTTTCCTTTCCTGTACCTTTCTATGGCACAGACAAAGTTATAATATTTTGAATAAATATTATCTCTCTGATAACCATCCAACAATCTGCAATTAGATGATTGTACCAGTTCTAAATTGTTGGACGGAAATCAGATATGACATATATCCTCATGGGATAAGATATTATATTCAGTGAATGATATGCACGATCACGCAAGCAGAAAAACACAGATACTTTTTTCCCTGCTCCTGATCACCGGGATTATTCTCCCCGGTGTTCAGGCAGCCGGCATCCCGGGCGATGAAGTGACAATATTTACAGCTGAAGAAGGCGCCTATGCCTATGGAATAGTTGACTCAGGGAACATATTAATCTCAGAAATCTACCCTGATAGTGACGAACCCGGATGGGTTAAACTGTACAGATACAATATCAGCAGGGCCAGTATTGTAACACTGCCTGCCGGAAATCCGGATGGCATAAATATGGACATCTGTGGAGACACAATAATATGGGCTGAAATCACTGAGAAAAACGACTTTTCAGGCCCCGAAATTACCCTGAATATATACCCGGACAGAGAAGATATGCCGATGGAAATCCCCGATAAATTTAAATCAGTCAGTGATTTAAAACTCGTAAACGGGAATGTTGTTATCACCGGAAGAGATTCATTTATGCTGAATTCCGGTTCCGGAATGAGTGACATTTACATATATTATCCTGACGAAAAGAGACTGATACATCAGGAAATTCCGGGAAGGCAGGGATCGGTATCTGCCTCAGGAGACTACATAGTATTTCAGGATGACCGGTATGGTCAGATGAAAAATACTGTCCATATTATGAACCTCAAAAACTCTGTATCATGGCAGATCGGTGATGAAAAAAATGGCGTTTTTTCATCCCCCGACATATCCGGTGAAAAAGTAGTATACCGGTTTGATGAGGACTTTGGATCATTTCTGAAAGAAGAGGTATCACAGCAGCTATTACTGACCGAAATTTCGACAAATAAAACAAAAATTATCGCATCGCCAGGTGCGAGAATATCAGAACCAAAAATTGACGGCGACAATATTGTCTGGAGCGACAGGAGATATAAAGAGCACTATAAAATATGGCTTTATGACCTTAATGAAGAGAGGGAAACACTGGTAGCAGTGACCGGTAATGAATATCCCGGAGCAGTTGAGATATCCGGCAGTACAGTAATGTGGTCTGATTTTGTGGATGGTCGCAGTACATTAAAAATAAGAGAGATGTCTTCCCTAAAAGCATCAGACAGTGATCCTTTATACACTGAAACTACACAGCAGAATTCAGAGAACAAAGGAATAAATGATCAGGATAAATACCCTGCTGAAAGAAAATCAGGTACTTCTTTGGAACTGTCACTGGTTGCAGTAATTTCCGGATTAGTCCTCATCGCAGGGAAGAGATATTGAAGCAGAAAATAGATTTTCAGGCTTCAGCACAACTGAGGACGCACACCCGGATTCAAAAACCAGCTACATTTCAGAGAGAAACCGGCAAAAACCAAACCCATTATATACTTTGTTGCCGAAAATCCTGTTAACGAAAATTTCGGTGACAAACAATTGACTATTATATTAACTCCCGAAGAGGTCAGAGAACGCTTTGGCACAATGTTTTGCAGAAAATTTCTGGTTATAGTTGATGAAGAAGCAGAGAAGGCAGAAATTATCGAACATTGCTGTCACAGAGGGGCAATTGAATGGGATGTGATGAACCGCAGGCGTGCCGGCGGTGCTGTGGAATCAATAAGTGTTGAGGGTGCATCAATGACCATATCAGCAAAAATCGGCAAATTCCCGATTAATTTTGGTGCCGCAGGTGATGACATCGGAGGACAGGCGCTTGAAGGTGTATCTGTAGAAGGTGACCTTGTGGCAACCGACTGGGCAGGCATTGCAGGCGCCGGTGTCGGTGTTGCAGTATGCCTGCCGCAGGCACCGGGTGTTATCAGAACAGAATACCCGACAGAAGATGATCTAAAGGCAGGCGGGGCAAGGACATGCAGGACGAGGATCTACTCACCGAAATATGTCAAAATATCAATCGGAATTGACGACACGGACACAAAGGAGTCAGGGGCAACCTGGGTGCTTGCATCCAAATGTGCCGAGGCGTGCACCATTGAAGGTGTTGAATACCTCGACATGAGGCTCATTCAGTTAAACCCGAAGGTCCCGAACAAGACGACAAACTGCGTAGGATCTGCACTCAATTTTGCTGTCCGGCCGGATAAGGTGGATGAACTGCTTGCATTTGTAAAGGAGTTTATCGAGGAGAGATCTGTCAGTGAGGATACAGGCATTGCAGTATGGCGTGGACTTACACAGCCCGAATCACCGTATCTTGAAAAGATTAAGACTGAAGTTTTAAATGTTGAGGAGTGCGAGGCTGAAGCAGAAAGGCTTGGCATAGAGTATATAGATTCTGCAAAGAGCAAGGGCAGAATCGGTGCTCTTGGTGCAGTGCTCTGGGCAAACAGAGGAATTGAGGCGGCGGGGCTGTATGGAGAACATCTTTAATAATCCATATTCCATCTCCTATCCGGAGATAATTGCTGTAAGCTCTGAGGACAACTCCAGGATAGAGCTTATAGAAAAATTTGACTGTATTGGCGGTGCGATGTGGGCCGGAAATCATTACAGGAAAAGTCCGCTTACAGAATCAGTCAGAGTCGTGGGAAATACCCAGAGATTTATGCTGAGTACAGGGTGTGTGGACCTTGAGCTTGAGGGTTCATACTTCCCTGCCGGAATATGCGGTGCGGAAATTTCCGGTGATGAAATATCCATATCATACGTCGGCATGGGCGGCGGAGGAGTAGGAGCATCGGTGTGCAGATCCACTGCAAAGGGTGTCATAAAAAGTTCATCAGAGCCATGCGGAGGAGGGAAGGTTGCCGGTTCGACAATTACCCTTCCAAAGATGCAGAGGGTTGTAATCGGGATTGATGATACCGATACTGCCGAGGAGGGTGCAACGTGGACACTTGCACATAATATATCAAAGGCAGTTGAGGATGAGAATTCAAGATATCTCTCCCATACAATAGTTCAGCTCTTTCCCGTTCCTTACAGAACAAAAAACTGTGTGGCAATTGCATGTGAATTCGCCACCAGAGAGCCTGAGAAACTTATAAGCAGTTTTGAAGAGCTTGTCAGGAAGTACACACTCTCGGATGAGACAGGGCTATGTGCATTCTCCGGTTTTGATACAACACCACTCAGAAAATACGGGGAGCAGGTTAAAGCCGGAGAAGTAAGCAATGCTGAGTTTGAAGAGATAAGAGAACTTCTTGAGATCAGAATTGAAGGAAGGGGAATTATCGGTGCTGCGGCTGCAATTCCATTTTATACAGATTACGAAGAGGCTCTGAAGATATGAGATGGTGTGAATTAAAGGCCGGACTTCTGGAAGCGGGCACTGCAAAGATTACAGGCGGAACTGAGGGTATAACTTCATTCTCAAAGGCAGGCCCGTCATCAGGAGAGGGCGGATCGGTCTTTTTTTCATCCGGAAACATGAGAGTCCGGTTAAGCATTACGGATGACAGTCCGGTTGAGATTGTCATCACTGACAGAGATAATGCCGTACTTAAGTTTGAGGGAGAGGAAGTCGAAGGGAGGGTAGAACCTGCCACCCTTCACTGCCCCCGGCAGGCATTTATTACAGTCAGTGAGGGCTGTATATTCAGGTGCAGATACTGCTCTGTTCCCACCCAGGAGAAGAAGTTCAAGAGTCCTGAAGAGATTGATAGGATGATCGAAGGAGTTCTGCCTGATATAGACTGCATCTCACTTACAAGCGGAGTTATAGGTTCTCCCGAAGAGGATGAGGAGAGGGTCATTGAGGTTGTAACAAGGGTTATGAGATTCGGCTTGCCAGTCGGAGTTTCTATATACCCCCTTAAGGAAACTCCAAAAAAGCTCTTTGATCTCGGAGTTTTGGAGGTGAAGTTCAACCTTGAGGCTGCAACAGAGAAACTCTTTCAGGAGATCTGCCCGGAGATGGAGAGAGATCAGATTATGGACGCACTCATAGAATCCGTGCGGCTTTTCGGGAAGAACAGGGTTTTTACCAATATAATCCTTGGTGCAGGTGAGAGTGATTCAGAGATGAGAGCCTGCATCTCAGAAGTCACAGCTCTTGGCATAATTCCGGTCATCCGTCCGCTGACACCTAAGGCAGAGATGTCTGAGAAAGCCGGATACAGCAGACCTGCACGTGAGAGAATCCTGAATATTACAGAGTTTCTTGATGACGAACTACTCAAAAACGGACTTGATACCGGAGTTGCAGAGACTATGTGCACAGCCTGCACCGGCTGTGATCTTGTGCCAGGGAGGGATTTTTAGATGACAAATCAGAAGTCCGGCTGTGATATACTTGCAGATGCACTGCTGAGAGCAGCAGATACTTACTACACCGTCCCCGGATATCCGGTGACAGATCTTGCTGAGAAAGTTGATGCAGAATATGTCATAAATGAGAAAACAGCCCTTGAATATGCCCTTGGAGACTCTCTCTCAGGCAGGCGTTCGGCAGTGATCGTAAAAAATGCCGGAATGAACATTCTCGCTGATCCTATGGTAAACGCGGTTTATCAGGGGATAATCAGCGGAGTGCTGATAATTGCCGGAGACGATACAAAAGCCATTGGATCACAGACCTGCCAGGATTCAACGCATTATGCAGAGGTTGCAGATGTGCCCCTCATAGTGCCCAACAGAGATAACCTCTTCTCATCCGCAGAAACGGCCTTTCAGGCATCAGAGCGGTTCTCAAGACCGGCCATACTGAAAGTTACTGAAGACATTCTTGAAAACAGTGCCAAATCCGGCACTGTGATGCGCAAAGACCTGAAAGGAGAACTTGCTGACCCTCTGCTGACCATGAAAGGACGGTGTGAATCAGCCGGAAATATAACGGCGGATATGTATGAGCAGACAGAATTTCCGCTAACATATCCTCCGGCAGACGACAGTAATCCAAAAGCCCGGACGAGGACAGAAAACCCGCAGACCATGCCGGGCCGTGGTTATGCACGGACATTGTGCAGAAACTGCCCGTACAAAGAATTATTCTCAGCAATAAAAGATTCCAAAAGAGAGGTCATCTGCGACACCGGATGTTCACTTCTCTCCAAAAATCCGCCGTATAACTTCGGTATTGCAAATTACGGCCTTGGATCGTCAGTTGCAGCTGCCGCGAAGAGTACAGGCATTGCCCTTACCGGCGACTACGCACTGCTCCATTCCGGAATTAACTCCCTGATCGATGTCTTTGAGAAAGAACTGCCCGTTCTGGTCATTGTCCTCTTAAACAAAAAAATGGGAATGACCGGAGGGCAGGACTCACCCGATCTATTGAGGTACATACAGTGGGCAGAACCTGAAATTATCAGCTCGGATTCAATCAAACGCGGAAGCACCGGAGAGCTGTCCGTATATCTGAATGAAAAGCCTGACCGGCCAAAGGTCATCCTTATCAGCGGGGCATGCCCTGCGGGGGAGAAACATGAAAAAATTAAATGTTGAAATATGTGATGTCACATTAAGAGACGGTGAACAGACACCCGGTGTCTCATTCACCTGCGAAGAGAAGAAGAGTATTGCCCTTATGCTTGATGAGATAGGGGTTGAGGTCATTGAGGCGGGATTTCCAAGCGTCTCTGAAAATGAGAAGAGATGCGTCAGGGAGATAGCAGACATGGGCCTTTCCGCACGGACATGCTGCCTGTCAAGAGCCGTTAAGAGCGATGTGGATGCTGCCATTGACTGTGGTGTCGATCTCGTCTCGATCTTCTTTGCAACCTCCGACCTGCATATAAGAATTAAATACAAAAAGACCCGCGAGGAGATGCTTGAGGAAGCGCTCAGAATGGTGGAGTACGCAACCGAACACGGCATTGATGTGAGGTTCTCCGCCGAGGAAGGGTCAAGGACCGACATTTCGTTCTTAAAAGAGATGTTTGAGAGAGGATATGAGGCCGGTGCAAAGTACAGCAGTATTGCCGATACTGTCGGGTGCATGACTCCGGTTGAGATGTACAATACTGTCCTTGATGTTACAGAGACCCTGAAAAACCCGCTCTGTGTCCACTGCCATGACGATATGGGCTGTGCAACCGCCAATACAATATCAGCCGCACAGGCAGGGGCATTTCAGCTGCATACAACCATAAACGGAATTGGTGAACGTGCCGGAAACGCTGCTCTTGAAGAGGTGCTTGTGGCACTGAGGATGAAAGGCGGAATTGACCGTTATAACCTGACACCGCTTATGAAGACCTCTAAAATGGTGGAGGAGTATTCCGGAATTAAGGTCGCAAAGAACAAGGCTGTTGTCGGGGACCATGCATTCTCGCATGAGAGCGGGATACATATCGCCGCAATGCTCGTTGAACCGTCCGCATATGAG
The sequence above is a segment of the Methanoplanus limicola DSM 2279 genome. Coding sequences within it:
- a CDS encoding TolB family protein, which gives rise to MNDMHDHASRKTQILFSLLLITGIILPGVQAAGIPGDEVTIFTAEEGAYAYGIVDSGNILISEIYPDSDEPGWVKLYRYNISRASIVTLPAGNPDGINMDICGDTIIWAEITEKNDFSGPEITLNIYPDREDMPMEIPDKFKSVSDLKLVNGNVVITGRDSFMLNSGSGMSDIYIYYPDEKRLIHQEIPGRQGSVSASGDYIVFQDDRYGQMKNTVHIMNLKNSVSWQIGDEKNGVFSSPDISGEKVVYRFDEDFGSFLKEEVSQQLLLTEISTNKTKIIASPGARISEPKIDGDNIVWSDRRYKEHYKIWLYDLNEERETLVAVTGNEYPGAVEISGSTVMWSDFVDGRSTLKIREMSSLKASDSDPLYTETTQQNSENKGINDQDKYPAERKSGTSLELSLVAVISGLVLIAGKRY
- a CDS encoding DUF1743 domain-containing protein; this encodes MTIILTPEEVRERFGTMFCRKFLVIVDEEAEKAEIIEHCCHRGAIEWDVMNRRRAGGAVESISVEGASMTISAKIGKFPINFGAAGDDIGGQALEGVSVEGDLVATDWAGIAGAGVGVAVCLPQAPGVIRTEYPTEDDLKAGGARTCRTRIYSPKYVKISIGIDDTDTKESGATWVLASKCAEACTIEGVEYLDMRLIQLNPKVPNKTTNCVGSALNFAVRPDKVDELLAFVKEFIEERSVSEDTGIAVWRGLTQPESPYLEKIKTEVLNVEECEAEAERLGIEYIDSAKSKGRIGALGAVLWANRGIEAAGLYGEHL
- the mmp11 gene encoding methanogenesis marker protein 11, whose amino-acid sequence is MENIFNNPYSISYPEIIAVSSEDNSRIELIEKFDCIGGAMWAGNHYRKSPLTESVRVVGNTQRFMLSTGCVDLELEGSYFPAGICGAEISGDEISISYVGMGGGGVGASVCRSTAKGVIKSSSEPCGGGKVAGSTITLPKMQRVVIGIDDTDTAEEGATWTLAHNISKAVEDENSRYLSHTIVQLFPVPYRTKNCVAIACEFATREPEKLISSFEELVRKYTLSDETGLCAFSGFDTTPLRKYGEQVKAGEVSNAEFEEIRELLEIRIEGRGIIGAAAAIPFYTDYEEALKI
- a CDS encoding radical SAM protein, which gives rise to MRWCELKAGLLEAGTAKITGGTEGITSFSKAGPSSGEGGSVFFSSGNMRVRLSITDDSPVEIVITDRDNAVLKFEGEEVEGRVEPATLHCPRQAFITVSEGCIFRCRYCSVPTQEKKFKSPEEIDRMIEGVLPDIDCISLTSGVIGSPEEDEERVIEVVTRVMRFGLPVGVSIYPLKETPKKLFDLGVLEVKFNLEAATEKLFQEICPEMERDQIMDALIESVRLFGKNRVFTNIILGAGESDSEMRACISEVTALGIIPVIRPLTPKAEMSEKAGYSRPARERILNITEFLDDELLKNGLDTGVAETMCTACTGCDLVPGRDF
- a CDS encoding thiamine pyrophosphate-dependent enzyme, translating into MTNQKSGCDILADALLRAADTYYTVPGYPVTDLAEKVDAEYVINEKTALEYALGDSLSGRRSAVIVKNAGMNILADPMVNAVYQGIISGVLIIAGDDTKAIGSQTCQDSTHYAEVADVPLIVPNRDNLFSSAETAFQASERFSRPAILKVTEDILENSAKSGTVMRKDLKGELADPLLTMKGRCESAGNITADMYEQTEFPLTYPPADDSNPKARTRTENPQTMPGRGYARTLCRNCPYKELFSAIKDSKREVICDTGCSLLSKNPPYNFGIANYGLGSSVAAAAKSTGIALTGDYALLHSGINSLIDVFEKELPVLVIVLLNKKMGMTGGQDSPDLLRYIQWAEPEIISSDSIKRGSTGELSVYLNEKPDRPKVILISGACPAGEKHEKIKC
- a CDS encoding homocitrate synthase family protein, coding for MKKLNVEICDVTLRDGEQTPGVSFTCEEKKSIALMLDEIGVEVIEAGFPSVSENEKRCVREIADMGLSARTCCLSRAVKSDVDAAIDCGVDLVSIFFATSDLHIRIKYKKTREEMLEEALRMVEYATEHGIDVRFSAEEGSRTDISFLKEMFERGYEAGAKYSSIADTVGCMTPVEMYNTVLDVTETLKNPLCVHCHDDMGCATANTISAAQAGAFQLHTTINGIGERAGNAALEEVLVALRMKGGIDRYNLTPLMKTSKMVEEYSGIKVAKNKAVVGDHAFSHESGIHIAAMLVEPSAYEYFPPELVGGQRKFILGKHTGRKALEHVVKCLGCSITRDECAWVLEQIKTKSEGKCSITPEVLLAILKEAREEKH